The genomic region CGTATTCCCTACCATAAATTCATAAACTCCTTCAAATAATTGAATGCCACCGCTAACCCCGCCTGTATTTGGAAGCCAATGCCCTACCGACATTAAGAAGAGCATGAACACGTTCATCGCAAACCCAATCCATACGACTAACTGTGCTTTCTTTCTTCCAAATAGTTCAGATATTAAATCGGTTGCCAGAAATGTTATTGGGTAAGCAATCAACCCAACGGGAATACTCATTATATATATGTCTTCATTTCTTACCAGCGAAGGCGTCAACGATTTTAACCAATCGGGTAGGTGAATGCTGAAGAGAGTAACAAATTTGGTTGTCCCGATTACATTTCCCAAAACCAACGCCGTCAGAAATACTCCGGCCAGGCTCAGAAATAAAGCGTCTCTTTTTGCCAGTGATGGCTTCCGTTCATCCATAAAAACAATTGATAAGAATTAGCCCAAAAGTAAACATTCAAAACAATTTTTCAATTTATATCGTAGCAACGAACTGAAAGCCTCACGCATTCGTTTTGCAAGTGAAATAATCAAGACTATGACTACAGAAAAACTGAATACTAAAATTGAGCTGACGGAAGCCGCGATAGACCTTTATATAGAGGATAAGTTTTCTATACCAAACCTGACCGATAAAACAGGCAAAACTGCTTCTGAAATTTATGCTTTGTTCCCGAATAAAAAGTCTATTCTTCAATTCTACTATCCCTCTCTTGTAATACGCTACCGCGCTATGATTGGAGAGATTGAGGACTTCGACTCTTACACCATCGCTGAAAAGCTATCTAACTTCTGCTATACCCTTTTTGATATGATGGACGACCGGCGGGCATTCGTGGAAGACACCTTTGAAAAGTATGAGTGGAAGTGTACATCCAACACTGAATTCCGAAATGAGATTAAAGATTTGTTTATTGACTTCTTTACCACAGATGGCCGCATAGCCACCAGCGCCGGCTTTTTTATTGGGGATCTTTTTTACTCATCACTTAGAACACAATATGTATTCCTGGTCAAATTCTGGCTGGAGGATGAAAGTGAGGATAAGGAACGTACATTTGCCTTGGTTGACAAACTAACCGGATTTATTGAAGAACTGGTGTATTCCAAAATTGTTGACAAAGGATTCGACTTAGCGAAATACTCTGTGAGTGCTTTTGGTTTCAGCCAACAGGTTGAAGATTTCAATGAATGGGTTTCCAGCTGGTTTGAAGATGAACATGAAGTTGAAATCGAAATTACAGATGAAGAAGACGAGGAGACTGAAGATGAGTAATGACTTCCCATCCTCGAAATTTGAGCGAGGCAGCCGTATTGCCAAAACCGGGCTCAAGGTTGGAACCAATTATGCCAAGCGTTATTTACGGAAGAAATCAGGTAAAGAAAACGGGGATTCTGACAGCAGCTTCCATTCCGAAAATGCCAAAGAGGTATTTAAGGAGTTTACCAAACTGCGCGGAACTGCATTAAAGATTGCCCAGGGCATGAGCATGGATCAGGGGTTTTTACCTGAAGAATTCGCTGAGGTAATGAGTCAGGCTCAATATTCAGTTCCTCCTATTAATAAGGCTTTGGTTCGCTCTATCATAAAAAGAGAATTGGGTGACTATCCTGAGCAATTATTTTCCCGTTTCGACTCCGAGGCTTTTGCGGCAGCATCCATTGGCCAGGTGCATATGGCTGAACTCAAAGACGGACGAAAAACTGCCATCAAAATACAATACCCCAATGTTCGGGAGACCATCAATTCCGACCTTGGCCTTGCTAAAATTTTAGTGAAACGCATCGTTAAGAAGGGCGCTGATATTGATCCCTATTTTGAGGAAGTAAAACAAACTCTGCTGGAAGAAACCGATTATACAAATGAAGGCCAGCAAATTGAGTTATTCCGAGAGCGATTTGGCGGGATGAATATCGTTATTCCGGAGTGGATCAAAGAGTATTCTACGGATAAAGTTTTGTGTATGACGTACCTGGAAGGCCGGCATCTCAATGAGTTCCTGAAAGAAAACCCAACCCAGGAACAGCGAAATCGCTTCGGGCAGCTGCTGTGGGATTTTTTCCATCAACAAATTCAGGATAAGAATTACGTTCACGCCGACACACACCCCGGAAATTTCTTATTCACTAACGATGACAAACTGGGCGTCATTGATTTCGGTTGCGTAAAACAATTTCCCGAAGCGTTTTTCATGGATTACCTTCGGTTGCTGCCCACCCATTTAAATGGGGATGAAGAAGCCATCCGTAATCTATATTACAAGCTTAATGTCATCAAAACTGATTCAGATAATCCCGACAAAGAAGAGGAATATTTTCGTTTCGCCCGTAATTATGGAATGACTTTCGCTGAGCCTTATAAATCTGAAGTTTTTGATTTTGGGGACGAAGACTACCGAAATAAGATCAAGTACTTTACCAAAGATGCTCCCATCGGTAATGAACCCCGTGGGTCTCAACACTTCTTATATACCACCCGCGTTCACCTTGGGCTCTACAATCTGCTGATGAAACTGGGAGCCCATATCAACACTTCCAAAAGCAAAGAAATACTTAGCGAAATGCTGGACGTTGATTTTGGGGAATTGGTATAAGCCCGATTGCACAGCTTTTCTTTTCCCGAGATAGTAATGGTTTGCAAAGCAAGGGTAAATCCTCCAGACCGCTCATTTGCCACTGACTATATATTCATAAGTATTTATATCAGTGTGCATTCAATAATTTGTTATATTTATTGAAATTGGAAAACGGCACATAAACATTCTACATGGATATTTCAGCATCTGAGGGGCATAAAAGAGATAAAGACGGGTTTTACTGGTCGGATGATGCAGAGCCTCATTTAGAACGACGAAAAGAGATCTTAAAAAAATATCCGCAGGTAAGAGACCTATACGGAGTTGACCCCTCTTTAAAGTACAAAGTTTTTGGCTTGGTTCTAATCCAGATGATTTCCGCTTACTTTGCTCCGAATTTACACTGGTCGTTATTTTTAGTGGCCTCTTATGTGTTCGGTGCTACTATTTCTCATGCTTTATTCTTGGCTATCCATGAACTGAGCCACCATTTGGCATTTAAGAAAAGAGCTCACAATAATTGGCTTGCTATTTTTGCCAATATTCCGATGATTTTCCCTTACGCAATGTCGTTCAAAACCTACCATTTGATGCACCATGCCGAGCAAGGCGATGAACACCATGATGCCGATTTACCACACCCTGTAGAGGCGGGATTTTTCAAAGGATTATGGGGGAAATTGGTTTGGGCGTTCAATCAAATCCTATGCTACATCATTCGTCCTTTATTTGTACATCCCTTAAAAATGAAAAAGTGGCACTTCATTAACATGGCATTTCAGTTCCCTGTTATTGCGGTGTTCATCTATTTTGCCGGATGGCAGGCTCTTCTTTACTTAGCCGTGTCAGTATTTTTTGCAGGAAGTTTACATCCCCTTGCCGGACATTTTATTTCTGAACATTATGTTTTTGAGGAAGGACAAGAAACCTATTCCTATTACGGTCCGTTAAACAAGCTCTCCTTCAATGTAGGATTTCATAACGAGCATCATGATTTCCCCCGCATTCCGGGATCCCGGTTACCAAAGCTTAAGAAATTAGCTCCCGAGTATTACGATGATTTGTACGCCCACAGTTCATGGACCCGGGTACTTTATAAATTCATCACCAATTCGGACATCTCCTTACATAGCCGGGTTAGACGAAAGAGCTCTCAAAACAGAAAGTAATCCGCTTCGGCCATCATTCCATAGCAGAACCAATGGATTGAAAATATAATTAACGGAACATAGATGACATGGATCGGGCAGATTTTCGCTGATTTTTAGTTGAACCTCTTTATCAATTCAGCATAAGAGCACGTTCATAGACCGCTTTTTTATATTGCCATCTCTTCATTTTCCTGTTCTCGTTTCAGAGAGAGGATGTGCGTTCTCTCAAAAAAAACTGTAAGGAATTCGGTTTTCATAGCTCTTACCTTAAAAAAAGACGATGAACCATACAGAAACCACTTTTGATACTATGCCGGACCTCCAAAAAGCTGAACATATTCTTTATGATGTTTTCGGCTTTGAGGAATTCCGGTCGCTCCAAAAAGATATAATTGAAAACGTTCTTCAAAAGCGTGATACCCTTGCCGTAATGCCTACCGGTGGCGGGAAGTCACTTTGCTATCAAATCCCTGCACTCATATTTGATGGACTTACCATTGTTGTTTCTCCCTTGATTTCACTGATGAAAGATCAGGTTGATCAACTTACCGCTTATGGAATTTCCGCTTCGTACCTGAACAGCTCACTTTCACCCCGGGAATACCAAAACACGCTCGACCTTATCCGCAGGAACAAATTGGACCTTTTGTATTTGGCGCCGGAAACTCTGCTAAAAGGTAATGTCCTGAATCTGCTTTCAGGACTTAATGTTGAATGTGTGGCCATTGATGAGGCCCACTGTATTTCGGAATGGGGACACGATTTCCGGCCGGAGTACAGGCAGCTGGCTGATGTCACCAATCGATTCACCAATGCAGTTACCTTAGGACTTACTGCTACCGCAACACCCCGCGTTCAGGAAGATATTGCGACATCTCTGGGGTTGAAAAACGCCAATACTTTTGTCGCCAGTTTCAATCGTGAGAACCTGTACCTGAATGTTGAATCAAAAAACAACACTCTTCAGCAGGTGATTAATTTTATACGAAGGCATGAGGGGGAATCAGGGATTATCTATTGTTTTTCCAGAAAACAGGTGGACCAACTTTCACAGGACCTGAATGCAAATGGATTCAAATCTCTGCCCTACCACGCCGGACTTGGAGAACAGGAGCGCGCCCAAAACCAGGATGCCTTCATCAAGGATGAGGTGGACATTATTGTAGCCACTATTGCATTCGGTATGGGTATTGATAAACCGGATGTTCGGTTTGTTGTGCACCACGATATGCCAAAGAATATCGAATCATACTACCAGCAAATTGGCCGCGCCGGGCGTGATGGGCTGCAATCCGATTGCCTGTTTCTGTTCAGTTATGGAGATGCTGCCAAGATCCGATACTTCATTGACCAGAAAGCGGAAGCCGAACAACGGGTGGCTGAGCAGCACTTGCAAAAGCTGATGGAGTATGTGGAGGCCCACCAATGCCGGCGTATCAAGTTGCTGCAATATTTTGGAGAACATTTCAATGAGCCCAATTGCGGAATGTGTGATTTCTGCACCGGCAATACGCCCGAAAAAGAAAACATCACTATTCCTGTTCAGAAATTCCTGTCAACAATGGCGCGGACTGACCAAAAGTTCGGGTATCACCATATCAAAAATATCCTGGTAGGTTCACGCCGCAAAGAAGTTCTAAAGTTTGGGCACGACCAGCTTTCAACTTATGGAATTGGAAAAGAATTCAGCCGGCCGGAGTGGAAACAGCTGTATCGCGAACTCATGAAACAAGACATCATTGTTAGAGAGTTTGAACATAAAAGTTTGAAGCTTACTCCCAAAGCCGTGGAAATCCTCAAGGGGGAACAGGAGGTTTTTGGAGTGATAGAAGAACCTCAGAAAAAAGCGCAAACCGGAAATGCTAAATCCGAAATCGAGTCGCTCGACTTCAACAAAAACTTATTTGCCTTATTAAAGGAAAAGCGGATGAACCTGGCTCAACAGCAAGAGGTTCCACCCTACGTTATTTTCGCAGACACCTCGTTGATCGAGATGGCTTATTATTGTCCCAAGTCAAAAGAGAGTTTTTTGCAAATTCATGGGGTTGGTCGTGCAAAAGCGGAGAAATACGGCACGGCTTTTCTTGACATCATTACCGGCTTCAGTAAGGAGTATAACCTGGAAGAAAGATCAAAGTCTGACCGGAAAAGAAAAAGTACCGTTAGGAAAACCTTAAGCAAAAGCAGTCGTCCTTACGAAGTGGGCCAATTGTTTTGCGAGGGAGACAGCATCTCGGATATAGCTGCAAAAATCAGTGTTAAGGAAAGTACGGTAGTCGGATATTTAATCAAGTTTGTAAGAGCAGGAAATAAGATACCCACTGACAAGATCTTGCAAGCATCGAACCTGAGTAGTTCTGAGCTGAAAAAGGTAA from Gracilimonas sp. harbors:
- a CDS encoding queuosine precursor transporter produces the protein MDERKPSLAKRDALFLSLAGVFLTALVLGNVIGTTKFVTLFSIHLPDWLKSLTPSLVRNEDIYIMSIPVGLIAYPITFLATDLISELFGRKKAQLVVWIGFAMNVFMLFLMSVGHWLPNTGGVSGGIQLFEGVYEFMVGNTIASMIAYLTAQTVDVRLFHFWKNLTGGKHLWLRNNASTMCSQLVDSTAILTILYLAGNLGDNVNSVATLIILIINSYLFKFFFALFDTPLFYLGVRFLKHYDEDPSGHSLYES
- a CDS encoding AarF/ABC1/UbiB kinase family protein; amino-acid sequence: MSNDFPSSKFERGSRIAKTGLKVGTNYAKRYLRKKSGKENGDSDSSFHSENAKEVFKEFTKLRGTALKIAQGMSMDQGFLPEEFAEVMSQAQYSVPPINKALVRSIIKRELGDYPEQLFSRFDSEAFAAASIGQVHMAELKDGRKTAIKIQYPNVRETINSDLGLAKILVKRIVKKGADIDPYFEEVKQTLLEETDYTNEGQQIELFRERFGGMNIVIPEWIKEYSTDKVLCMTYLEGRHLNEFLKENPTQEQRNRFGQLLWDFFHQQIQDKNYVHADTHPGNFLFTNDDKLGVIDFGCVKQFPEAFFMDYLRLLPTHLNGDEEAIRNLYYKLNVIKTDSDNPDKEEEYFRFARNYGMTFAEPYKSEVFDFGDEDYRNKIKYFTKDAPIGNEPRGSQHFLYTTRVHLGLYNLLMKLGAHINTSKSKEILSEMLDVDFGELV
- a CDS encoding fatty acid desaturase: MDISASEGHKRDKDGFYWSDDAEPHLERRKEILKKYPQVRDLYGVDPSLKYKVFGLVLIQMISAYFAPNLHWSLFLVASYVFGATISHALFLAIHELSHHLAFKKRAHNNWLAIFANIPMIFPYAMSFKTYHLMHHAEQGDEHHDADLPHPVEAGFFKGLWGKLVWAFNQILCYIIRPLFVHPLKMKKWHFINMAFQFPVIAVFIYFAGWQALLYLAVSVFFAGSLHPLAGHFISEHYVFEEGQETYSYYGPLNKLSFNVGFHNEHHDFPRIPGSRLPKLKKLAPEYYDDLYAHSSWTRVLYKFITNSDISLHSRVRRKSSQNRK
- the recQ gene encoding DNA helicase RecQ, with protein sequence MNHTETTFDTMPDLQKAEHILYDVFGFEEFRSLQKDIIENVLQKRDTLAVMPTGGGKSLCYQIPALIFDGLTIVVSPLISLMKDQVDQLTAYGISASYLNSSLSPREYQNTLDLIRRNKLDLLYLAPETLLKGNVLNLLSGLNVECVAIDEAHCISEWGHDFRPEYRQLADVTNRFTNAVTLGLTATATPRVQEDIATSLGLKNANTFVASFNRENLYLNVESKNNTLQQVINFIRRHEGESGIIYCFSRKQVDQLSQDLNANGFKSLPYHAGLGEQERAQNQDAFIKDEVDIIVATIAFGMGIDKPDVRFVVHHDMPKNIESYYQQIGRAGRDGLQSDCLFLFSYGDAAKIRYFIDQKAEAEQRVAEQHLQKLMEYVEAHQCRRIKLLQYFGEHFNEPNCGMCDFCTGNTPEKENITIPVQKFLSTMARTDQKFGYHHIKNILVGSRRKEVLKFGHDQLSTYGIGKEFSRPEWKQLYRELMKQDIIVREFEHKSLKLTPKAVEILKGEQEVFGVIEEPQKKAQTGNAKSEIESLDFNKNLFALLKEKRMNLAQQQEVPPYVIFADTSLIEMAYYCPKSKESFLQIHGVGRAKAEKYGTAFLDIITGFSKEYNLEERSKSDRKRKSTVRKTLSKSSRPYEVGQLFCEGDSISDIAAKISVKESTVVGYLIKFVRAGNKIPTDKILQASNLSSSELKKVRKAFDEHGTEMLRPVFEALSEEITYDELIVVQLHLISEG